One segment of Deltaproteobacteria bacterium HGW-Deltaproteobacteria-4 DNA contains the following:
- a CDS encoding YajQ family cyclic di-GMP-binding protein, translated as MPSFDVVSKVDMQEIDNAVNQARKEIEQRYDFKGTKNEIELAKDALNILAAGDQKLDAVLEILRGKLARRNLSPKCLDYGKRETASHDQVRMKIGIVQGISKEKGKEVVQAIKDSKLKVQAQIMEDQVRVTGKKIDDLQEVIQLLKGKDFDIELQFVNMRD; from the coding sequence ATGCCGAGTTTTGACGTGGTTTCGAAAGTTGATATGCAGGAGATCGACAACGCGGTGAATCAGGCGCGCAAAGAGATCGAGCAGCGTTATGATTTCAAGGGGACGAAGAATGAGATTGAGTTGGCCAAGGATGCCTTAAATATCCTGGCGGCCGGCGATCAGAAGCTCGACGCTGTCCTCGAAATTCTCCGTGGTAAGCTTGCCCGCCGCAACCTTTCACCCAAATGTCTCGATTACGGCAAGCGCGAGACCGCTTCCCATGATCAGGTACGGATGAAGATCGGCATTGTCCAGGGGATCTCCAAGGAGAAGGGAAAGGAGGTCGTCCAGGCGATCAAGGATTCCAAGCTCAAGGTGCAGGCGCAGATCATGGAGGATCAGGTACGGGTGACCGGGAAGAAGATCGACGACCTGCAAGAGGTGATTCAGCTGCTTAAAGGGAAAGATTTCGATATTGAACTGCAGTTTGTCAATATGCGGGATTGA
- a CDS encoding tetratricopeptide repeat-containing protein, with protein sequence MQPSNRKIKSRERTPMKPSADARKKSRNPVGGSPSFPLQEANKGFLHGLPWQHPLLPALLILVVGLYAYWNTFNVPFVFDDQSSIVDNAIIKDLGNFLGDNKGYRYNPRRVVGYFSFALNYHWGGLNVFGYHLVNFVIHLVNALLVYTLCRQMFRTPHLRQSTLAARATGIALLAALLFVAHPLQTQAVTYIVQRFTSLTTLFFLLSFVLYIAGRLRCVDDSRSPLPASRLLTLLLFTGSLLAAVLAMKTKEMAFTLPLTILLFEFSFFTSSLKTKLLAGIPVLLTLAIVPLSLLGSNKPLAELLADVDRITRETAHIPRFDYLLTQFTVITTYLRLLFLPVEQNLDYDYTVYHTFFTPPVFFSFLLLAALFLLAIYLYGFRFSQSRVTRHESRLVAFGIFWFFLTLAVESSLIPIRDIIFEHRIYLPSCGAFLALATTATLLGRKLSPKTFWSIVTVLILLLATASWQRNQVWRDEVALWQDTVEKSPNKPRPHYNLGKALLSAGQTEPAISSINRALQLDPDNVEAHNNLGAAFDRKGLTEQAIAEFHIALQLQPKYALARTNLGIALEKLGQSEEAAQQYRLAARDNPVYFPARFNLGTALFSQGLVEDAISEYQTAVRLDPGHAEARMNLAVAYDAAGKLELAVAAYHQALLLNPDNAQIYNNLGVILQKQGRLEQAIEQYQASLRRNPENALTHVNLGTVYLAQGKPALAADHFRIALRLDPGNPDYAGLLDLASQQAVPRER encoded by the coding sequence ATGCAACCTTCAAACCGAAAAATCAAGAGCAGAGAGAGAACGCCGATGAAACCGTCTGCCGACGCCAGGAAAAAAAGCCGAAATCCCGTCGGGGGGTCACCATCCTTTCCCTTGCAGGAGGCAAACAAAGGTTTTCTCCACGGCCTCCCCTGGCAGCATCCTTTGCTGCCGGCGCTGCTCATCCTGGTCGTCGGTCTTTATGCTTACTGGAACACCTTCAATGTCCCCTTTGTTTTTGATGACCAATCATCGATTGTCGACAATGCGATCATCAAGGATCTCGGCAACTTTCTCGGCGACAACAAAGGTTACCGATACAATCCGCGCCGGGTCGTCGGCTACTTCTCCTTTGCCCTGAACTACCACTGGGGCGGACTCAATGTCTTTGGCTACCATCTCGTCAATTTCGTTATTCACCTCGTCAATGCCTTGCTGGTTTACACCCTTTGCCGCCAGATGTTTCGTACCCCCCACCTGCGGCAAAGCACCCTGGCCGCGCGCGCGACCGGCATTGCCCTGCTGGCGGCGCTCCTCTTTGTCGCCCATCCGCTGCAAACTCAGGCCGTCACTTATATTGTCCAAAGATTCACATCGTTGACGACTCTCTTTTTTCTGTTGTCCTTTGTTCTTTACATTGCCGGCCGCCTGCGCTGCGTCGACGATTCCCGATCCCCGCTTCCCGCTTCCCGGCTCTTGACATTGCTGCTCTTTACCGGTTCCCTGCTGGCAGCGGTTCTGGCGATGAAGACCAAAGAGATGGCCTTCACCCTGCCGCTGACTATTCTTCTCTTCGAGTTCAGCTTCTTCACATCCAGCCTGAAGACCAAATTGCTGGCCGGCATACCGGTGCTGCTGACCCTCGCCATTGTCCCCCTGAGCCTGCTCGGCAGCAATAAACCTTTGGCAGAACTGCTCGCCGATGTCGACCGCATCACCCGGGAAACCGCGCACATCCCCCGCTTCGATTATCTCCTGACCCAGTTTACAGTCATTACCACCTACCTCCGGCTGCTCTTTCTCCCCGTCGAGCAGAACCTTGATTACGATTATACCGTCTACCACACGTTTTTCACCCCGCCGGTCTTTTTTTCGTTTCTGTTGTTGGCAGCCCTTTTTCTGCTGGCCATCTATCTGTATGGCTTCCGGTTTAGCCAGTCACGCGTCACGCGTCACGAGTCACGACTTGTCGCCTTCGGCATCTTCTGGTTCTTCCTCACCCTGGCCGTCGAATCGAGTCTTATCCCGATTCGCGATATCATCTTCGAACATCGCATTTACCTCCCCTCCTGCGGCGCGTTTCTGGCCTTGGCGACGACAGCGACCCTGCTGGGTCGGAAACTTTCGCCAAAGACCTTCTGGTCAATCGTGACGGTGCTGATTCTGCTTCTTGCCACGGCCAGCTGGCAGCGCAACCAGGTCTGGAGAGATGAGGTCGCGCTCTGGCAGGATACCGTGGAGAAATCACCAAACAAACCCCGCCCCCATTACAACCTCGGCAAAGCGCTGCTGAGCGCAGGACAGACGGAGCCGGCCATTAGCTCCATCAACCGCGCCCTGCAACTCGATCCTGACAACGTCGAGGCCCACAACAATCTCGGGGCGGCTTTTGATCGTAAAGGCTTGACAGAACAGGCGATTGCCGAGTTCCATATCGCCCTGCAGCTGCAGCCGAAATACGCCCTTGCCCGCACCAACCTCGGCATCGCTCTGGAGAAATTAGGTCAAAGCGAGGAAGCGGCACAACAGTACCGGCTGGCGGCACGGGATAATCCCGTCTACTTTCCCGCCCGCTTCAATCTCGGCACCGCTCTCTTCAGCCAGGGGTTGGTGGAAGACGCGATCAGCGAATATCAAACCGCCGTCCGCCTCGATCCCGGCCACGCCGAAGCGAGGATGAATCTCGCGGTTGCCTACGACGCGGCCGGCAAGCTCGAGTTGGCGGTTGCGGCCTACCACCAGGCGCTGCTCCTCAATCCCGACAATGCCCAAATCTACAATAACCTCGGGGTGATCCTGCAGAAGCAGGGGCGCCTCGAACAAGCCATTGAGCAGTATCAGGCCAGCCTGCGCCGCAACCCAGAGAATGCCCTGACCCATGTCAATCTCGGCACCGTCTACCTGGCTCAAGGGAAACCGGCCCTGGCCGCCGACCATTTCCGAATTGCCCTGCGCCTCGACCCGGGGAATCCTGATTATGCCGGCCTGCTCGATCTCGCCTCGCAGCAAGCAGTACCGCGGGAGCGGTGA
- the lon gene encoding endopeptidase La yields the protein MILPLFVGRERSVAAVEAALAGDRLIFLSSQKDVNQEDPAVEDIYDIGAVAMIMRMLKLPDGRIKVLVQGIGKARMGGVVQREPCTVVRIERLAEAPLDETSELEIAALMRTVHGLLTQQLDLGKALSPEILAVVENMEDPSTLADLVASSIGLKIAEAQELLEIVSPVKRLQRVKDLLAKELELLTVQNRIQSQAKEEMGKSQREYFLREQLRAIQTELGETDVRAEDVAELRKKLAAASPPEEARTEAEKQIRRLETMHHEAAEYSMLRTYLDWLVDLPWSKGTKDNLDLKKARKVLDEDHFNLEKIKERILEFLAVRKLKKDHKGPVLCFVGPPGVGKTSLGKSIARALGRKFVRISLGGVRDEAEIRGHRRTYIGALPGRILQGMKQAGTNNPVFMLDELDKIGADFRGDPSAALLELLDPEQNHAFSDHYINLPFDLSGVLFIATANVLDTIPSALRDRLEVIRLSGYSAEEKVAIAERFLVPRQREACGLKKKDMNFSKRALLRIITEYTAEAGLRNLEREIGGVGRKIARRFAEGKKEPLLISETMVPKFLGAPRYLPEDERSVSEVGLATGLAWTEVGGEILLIEVGTMKGKGELILTGHLGDVMKESAQAALTYARAHAVELGIAPEIFETLALHIHVPAGAIPKDGPSAGVTMATALISSLSGRKVRADVAMTGEITLRGKVLPIGGLKEKILAAIRAQVTTIIIPRQNSKDLEEVPAHVRRKVKFVLAATMADVLAAALEEAP from the coding sequence ATGATCCTGCCGCTCTTTGTCGGCCGCGAGCGTTCGGTGGCAGCGGTCGAAGCTGCCCTGGCCGGTGATCGTCTCATCTTCCTGTCGTCACAGAAGGACGTCAACCAGGAAGATCCCGCGGTGGAGGATATCTACGACATCGGCGCGGTGGCGATGATCATGCGCATGCTCAAACTCCCCGACGGCCGCATCAAGGTGCTGGTGCAGGGGATCGGCAAGGCGCGCATGGGTGGAGTCGTGCAGCGCGAACCCTGTACAGTGGTACGCATTGAACGCCTCGCCGAAGCGCCCCTTGACGAAACCTCGGAGTTGGAGATTGCGGCGTTGATGCGCACGGTCCATGGTCTCCTCACCCAGCAACTCGACCTCGGCAAGGCCCTGTCGCCGGAGATCCTGGCGGTGGTGGAGAATATGGAGGATCCGAGCACCCTCGCCGATCTGGTGGCGAGCAGTATCGGCCTGAAGATTGCCGAAGCGCAGGAGTTGCTGGAGATCGTTTCGCCGGTCAAGCGCTTGCAGCGGGTCAAGGATCTTCTCGCCAAGGAACTGGAACTCCTCACCGTACAGAACCGTATCCAGAGCCAGGCCAAGGAGGAGATGGGGAAATCGCAGCGTGAATACTTTTTGCGTGAACAGCTGCGCGCCATCCAGACTGAACTCGGCGAGACCGACGTGCGCGCCGAAGATGTTGCCGAACTGCGCAAGAAGCTTGCCGCCGCCAGCCCACCGGAGGAGGCACGGACCGAAGCCGAGAAGCAGATTCGTCGACTCGAGACGATGCACCACGAAGCCGCCGAATATTCGATGCTCCGCACCTATCTCGACTGGCTGGTCGACCTCCCCTGGAGCAAGGGGACCAAGGATAATCTCGATCTCAAGAAGGCGCGCAAGGTCCTCGACGAGGATCACTTCAACCTCGAAAAGATCAAGGAGCGCATCCTCGAATTCCTCGCCGTCCGCAAACTCAAGAAGGATCACAAAGGGCCGGTCCTTTGTTTTGTCGGCCCGCCGGGGGTGGGGAAGACCTCCCTCGGCAAGTCGATCGCCCGGGCTTTGGGGCGCAAATTTGTCCGCATCTCTCTGGGCGGCGTGCGCGATGAAGCGGAAATTCGCGGTCACCGCCGTACCTATATCGGCGCTCTGCCGGGGAGGATTCTCCAGGGGATGAAGCAGGCCGGGACCAATAATCCGGTCTTCATGCTCGACGAGCTCGACAAAATCGGTGCGGATTTCCGCGGTGACCCCTCGGCGGCGCTCCTCGAACTTCTTGATCCCGAGCAGAATCACGCTTTCTCCGATCACTATATCAACCTCCCCTTTGATCTCTCCGGGGTCCTCTTTATCGCCACCGCCAATGTTCTTGACACCATCCCCTCGGCGCTGCGCGATCGTTTGGAAGTCATCCGCCTTTCCGGTTACTCCGCCGAAGAGAAGGTGGCGATTGCCGAACGTTTCCTCGTCCCCCGGCAACGCGAGGCCTGCGGCTTGAAGAAGAAGGATATGAACTTCTCGAAACGGGCGTTGCTGCGGATTATCACCGAATATACGGCGGAAGCCGGGCTGCGTAATCTCGAACGGGAGATCGGCGGCGTCGGTCGCAAGATTGCCCGCCGTTTCGCCGAAGGGAAGAAGGAACCCCTCCTGATCAGTGAAACGATGGTGCCGAAATTTCTCGGCGCCCCGCGTTACCTCCCCGAAGATGAGCGGAGTGTCAGTGAAGTCGGCCTCGCCACCGGTCTCGCCTGGACGGAAGTCGGCGGCGAAATCCTCCTCATCGAGGTCGGAACGATGAAAGGGAAGGGGGAGCTGATCCTCACCGGCCATCTCGGCGACGTGATGAAGGAGAGCGCTCAGGCGGCCCTCACCTACGCGCGGGCGCATGCTGTCGAGCTCGGCATCGCCCCGGAGATCTTCGAAACCCTTGCCCTGCACATTCACGTGCCGGCCGGCGCCATCCCCAAGGATGGCCCCTCGGCCGGAGTAACGATGGCCACCGCCTTGATCTCCTCCCTGTCCGGCCGCAAGGTGCGGGCGGATGTGGCAATGACCGGCGAGATTACTCTGCGTGGCAAGGTGCTGCCGATCGGCGGTCTCAAAGAGAAGATTCTGGCGGCGATTCGCGCTCAGGTGACGACGATCATCATTCCGCGGCAAAACAGCAAGGATCTCGAAGAGGTGCCGGCTCATGTGCGGCGTAAGGTCAAATTTGTCCTGGCAGCGACCATGGCCGATGTCCTGGCCGCTGCCCTGGAAGAGGCGCCGTGA
- a CDS encoding chemotaxis protein CheR → MTAMETDHPFVGSDFTDEDFTAIGTILETAGGVAIEHYNASCIKRRIAARIRDLKLSGAQPYLVLLRADAVEVHRLSALLSLHVSAFYRDPPTFAALRQILCEGAPALPQRWWSAGCAGGEEPYTLALLAAQIPQLCGKVEIVASDVSSDILEKARSGAVKAPRLSNVSAAEQACCFNAAGPGFQLREELRRSVQFFQHDLLSAAPYPAADLILCRYVLMYFNAMDQEQVLGRFAAALPVGGLLVLGRTETLRNSAGFFAPINAQERIYQRI, encoded by the coding sequence ATGACCGCAATGGAAACAGACCACCCCTTTGTCGGCAGTGATTTCACGGACGAAGATTTTACGGCGATCGGCACCATCCTTGAAACCGCCGGCGGAGTGGCTATCGAACATTACAATGCGTCGTGTATCAAGCGTCGCATTGCCGCGCGTATTCGTGACCTGAAACTGTCGGGGGCGCAGCCTTATCTGGTGCTGCTGCGGGCTGACGCAGTTGAAGTGCATCGCCTGAGCGCACTCCTCTCCCTGCATGTCTCCGCCTTTTACCGTGATCCGCCGACCTTCGCGGCCCTGCGGCAGATTCTTTGCGAAGGGGCGCCGGCGCTGCCGCAACGCTGGTGGAGTGCCGGTTGTGCCGGCGGGGAAGAACCCTACACGCTGGCCCTCCTCGCTGCACAAATTCCGCAGCTTTGTGGCAAGGTGGAGATCGTTGCCAGCGATGTCAGCTCCGATATTCTCGAAAAGGCGCGGAGCGGAGCGGTGAAGGCCCCTCGCCTCAGTAATGTTTCGGCCGCGGAGCAGGCGTGCTGTTTTAATGCTGCCGGGCCCGGGTTCCAACTCCGGGAGGAGTTACGGAGGAGCGTGCAATTTTTTCAGCACGATCTCCTCAGCGCGGCGCCCTATCCGGCGGCCGATTTGATCCTGTGCCGTTATGTTCTCATGTACTTTAACGCCATGGATCAGGAGCAGGTTTTGGGTCGGTTTGCCGCGGCACTTCCCGTCGGCGGCCTGTTGGTGTTGGGGCGGACCGAGACTCTGCGGAATAGCGCCGGGTTCTTCGCTCCAATCAATGCACAAGAGCGGATTTATCAGCGGATCTAA
- a CDS encoding outer membrane lipoprotein carrier protein LolA → MRLVMKKHFLLVVLILSLLLPALAVAADVGLKDVIKALEVPFQSAGSGQVRDVRADFFQKSRIAALDRSQRGRGTVSFRFEPGDDRRAPVAMFNWQYQEPSAQEIVSDGRTMWVYLPESRQVIESDLTLAGSGGAVNPVNFLSGLGNLSRDFSITFANPDTDSAGHYILDLRPQQPSPLMRNLRIVVNRDAVQARAKRSDRSYFPILSTTVTDPGDNQTTIEFSNIRVNSGLSRADFRFTPPPGVEVVKPTPGMNMGF, encoded by the coding sequence ATGAGACTTGTCATGAAGAAACATTTTTTGCTTGTGGTGTTGATCTTGAGTCTGCTCCTTCCGGCCCTTGCCGTTGCGGCCGATGTCGGACTGAAGGATGTCATCAAAGCCCTTGAAGTCCCCTTCCAGAGCGCCGGCAGCGGACAGGTACGTGACGTTCGTGCCGACTTTTTTCAAAAATCTCGGATCGCCGCCCTCGATCGCAGCCAGCGCGGGCGCGGGACGGTCTCTTTCCGTTTTGAGCCGGGCGATGACCGGCGCGCGCCGGTCGCCATGTTCAACTGGCAGTATCAGGAGCCGAGCGCGCAGGAGATCGTCAGTGATGGACGGACCATGTGGGTTTACCTTCCGGAGAGCCGGCAGGTGATCGAATCGGATCTCACTCTTGCCGGCAGTGGCGGGGCGGTCAATCCCGTCAACTTCCTTTCCGGTCTCGGCAACCTCTCCCGCGATTTCTCCATCACCTTTGCAAACCCCGATACCGACAGCGCCGGCCACTATATTCTCGACCTCCGTCCTCAACAGCCGTCACCGCTGATGCGTAATCTCCGGATTGTCGTCAATCGCGATGCCGTGCAGGCGCGGGCGAAGCGTTCGGATCGCTCCTATTTTCCGATCCTGTCGACCACGGTGACTGATCCGGGCGACAATCAAACAACCATCGAATTCAGCAATATCCGGGTGAATAGCGGCCTTTCCCGTGCCGATTTCCGTTTCACGCCGCCGCCGGGGGTCGAAGTGGTGAAGCCAACCCCGGGGATGAATATGGGTTTTTAG
- a CDS encoding DUF2304 domain-containing protein, with translation MSNLFVFDRIQIFSLIFSLFIFAFIFSLVKNRRIREEYSILWFAMSFFFLYLSLDRFGIDRLGSLFGIAYPPSVLTLMTTGFTFLLLIHLTVVLTKLSEQNKELIQEMGLWRCLPEEKRAEILVIVPAYNEEENISRVIDDLGRLQAVVDILVINDGSVDNTSRAARSGGRAKVVDLPKNLGIGGAVQTGFKYAARNDYQIAIQFDGDGQHLADEIPKLLRVLQEQGVNMVIGSRFLEEQSGYRSTFMRRIGIRLFQAVNSLLIGQMVTDNTSGFRAYDRRAIEFLAQNYPVDYPEPEAVILLGRNGFSMAETFTRMNERQAGTSSIAGFGSAYYMVKVLLAILMTALRKPVVQRSGGR, from the coding sequence ATGTCGAATTTATTCGTTTTTGACCGGATCCAGATCTTTTCTCTTATTTTCAGCTTGTTCATATTTGCCTTCATCTTCAGTTTGGTGAAGAACCGGCGGATCCGTGAGGAGTACTCCATCCTCTGGTTCGCTATGAGTTTCTTTTTCCTTTATCTTTCCCTCGACCGCTTCGGCATCGATCGCCTCGGTTCTCTGTTCGGCATCGCCTATCCCCCCAGCGTCCTTACCCTGATGACCACCGGCTTTACTTTTCTTCTCCTGATCCATCTGACCGTGGTCCTGACGAAACTCTCGGAACAGAACAAGGAGTTGATTCAGGAGATGGGGTTGTGGCGATGTTTGCCGGAAGAAAAGAGGGCCGAAATTCTGGTGATTGTGCCGGCCTATAACGAGGAGGAGAATATTTCCCGGGTGATCGACGACCTGGGAAGGCTGCAGGCTGTTGTTGATATTCTGGTTATCAACGACGGGTCAGTGGATAATACCTCTCGCGCAGCCCGTTCCGGTGGCCGGGCGAAAGTGGTCGATCTGCCGAAGAATCTCGGCATCGGCGGCGCCGTCCAGACGGGCTTCAAGTACGCTGCCCGCAACGACTACCAGATTGCCATCCAGTTCGACGGGGACGGCCAGCACCTGGCGGATGAAATTCCCAAACTGCTTCGAGTCCTTCAGGAGCAGGGCGTCAATATGGTCATCGGTTCCCGGTTTTTGGAAGAGCAGAGCGGCTACCGGTCGACCTTTATGCGGCGGATCGGGATCCGTCTCTTCCAGGCGGTCAATTCATTATTGATCGGCCAAATGGTGACGGATAATACTTCAGGATTCCGGGCTTACGATCGCCGGGCAATTGAGTTTCTCGCGCAAAACTACCCGGTCGATTATCCGGAACCGGAGGCGGTCATTCTCCTTGGTCGTAACGGCTTTTCGATGGCGGAAACCTTTACCCGGATGAATGAGCGGCAGGCCGGAACGTCCTCAATTGCCGGGTTCGGCAGCGCTTACTACATGGTCAAGGTCCTTCTGGCAATTTTGATGACGGCACTGCGCAAGCCGGTTGTCCAGAGAAGTGGAGGCAGGTAG
- the thiL gene encoding thiamine-phosphate kinase, giving the protein MSLGACGEFGLIERIRAQVAGRDDILIGIGDDCCATVLPPGEVLLTTTDLLIEEIHFRRAWTDLFALGCKAVAVNISDIAAMGGTPRTLSLGLGLPADLSPEEFDQLIAGILSAAREYGAVLSGGDTCRSPGGLLLSVTVQGSSKPEQILRRSGARAGDLLYVSGTLGDSALVLRELVAGRTPPDDLAGRHHQPPARLRLGQELAQRRLATALIDLSDGLRADLGHLLKASMVGARVHAASLPLSPTFRTALAIEPGLLDLALAGGEDYELLWSAPPAAAPALAALGTELELPLTCIGEIVAGAGLHVVAADGEEIISAKVGYNHFSGVLG; this is encoded by the coding sequence GTGAGTCTGGGCGCTTGCGGTGAGTTCGGCCTGATCGAACGGATCCGCGCGCAGGTGGCGGGGCGGGACGATATCCTCATCGGCATCGGCGATGACTGTTGTGCAACGGTGCTGCCACCGGGTGAAGTCCTCCTCACCACCACCGATCTCCTTATCGAAGAGATCCATTTCCGCCGCGCCTGGACTGATCTCTTTGCTCTCGGCTGTAAGGCAGTGGCAGTCAATATCAGCGATATTGCTGCCATGGGGGGGACGCCACGAACTTTGAGTCTGGGGCTGGGCCTCCCTGCCGACCTGAGTCCGGAGGAATTCGATCAGCTCATTGCCGGTATTCTCAGTGCGGCCCGGGAGTACGGGGCGGTCCTCAGCGGTGGCGATACCTGCCGTTCTCCCGGCGGACTACTCCTTTCGGTTACCGTCCAGGGGAGCAGCAAGCCGGAGCAGATCCTGCGGCGTAGCGGTGCACGGGCCGGAGATCTCCTTTATGTCTCCGGTACGCTCGGCGACAGCGCCCTGGTGCTGCGTGAGCTTGTCGCCGGACGCACCCCCCCCGACGATCTCGCCGGCCGCCACCATCAGCCGCCCGCCCGCCTCCGCCTCGGTCAGGAACTGGCGCAGCGGCGGCTGGCGACCGCGTTGATCGATCTCTCCGACGGCCTGCGCGCCGATCTCGGGCATCTCCTGAAAGCTTCGATGGTCGGTGCCCGCGTTCACGCTGCATCACTTCCATTGTCGCCAACTTTTCGCACGGCGCTGGCGATCGAACCGGGCCTGCTTGATCTCGCCCTCGCCGGCGGCGAAGATTATGAACTCCTCTGGAGCGCCCCGCCCGCCGCCGCTCCAGCCCTCGCTGCTCTCGGCACTGAACTGGAGCTGCCCCTGACCTGTATCGGTGAAATTGTCGCCGGCGCGGGGTTGCATGTTGTCGCGGCTGACGGTGAGGAGATTATTTCCGCGAAAGTGGGCTATAATCATTTTTCAGGAGTTCTCGGTTGA
- a CDS encoding glycosyltransferase family 2 protein, with protein sequence MAGAVLNKISIIIVNWNGLVHLPVCLDSLAAQTFRDFEVILVDNGSADGSVALVQQGYPWVRLVPLKENTGFATGNNVGFEHARGEYIVALNNDTRVEPDWLEILVRVADSHPQAGMVGCRICSFTDPDIIDSLGIGICRDGMARGRFRNRLWSSLRMNAVEEILLPSACAALYRRSMIAETGFFDDDFFAYAEDTDLGLRGRLAGWDAVLATRAVAYHKYSQTGGGFSPFKVHLVERNHYWVALKAFPLRHLMTLPICTAARYYEQLRGVVRGKGSGGEFLASGARGQIIKALLRGISDAICGVPRMMGKRRRIMRTRKISMREMAKLLRQHRLTFRELIEND encoded by the coding sequence CTGGCTGGTGCTGTGCTGAACAAGATTTCCATCATCATCGTCAACTGGAATGGCCTCGTTCACCTGCCCGTCTGCCTCGACAGCCTCGCCGCTCAGACATTTCGTGACTTCGAGGTCATCCTGGTGGACAACGGCTCCGCTGACGGCTCGGTCGCCTTGGTGCAGCAAGGCTATCCCTGGGTGCGGTTGGTGCCTCTAAAGGAAAACACCGGTTTTGCCACCGGGAACAATGTTGGATTTGAACACGCTCGCGGCGAATACATCGTCGCTCTGAATAACGACACTCGCGTCGAGCCGGACTGGCTGGAAATTCTGGTCAGGGTTGCCGACTCCCATCCACAGGCCGGCATGGTCGGTTGCCGGATCTGTTCGTTCACTGATCCTGATATCATCGATTCGCTGGGCATTGGCATCTGTCGGGACGGGATGGCACGAGGGCGGTTTCGCAATCGACTATGGTCGTCGCTCCGTATGAATGCAGTCGAGGAAATTCTCCTCCCTAGTGCTTGTGCGGCCCTTTACAGACGCTCTATGATCGCTGAAACCGGCTTTTTCGACGATGATTTCTTTGCCTATGCCGAGGATACCGACCTCGGGTTGCGGGGGAGACTGGCCGGTTGGGACGCCGTGCTTGCCACTCGGGCCGTTGCCTATCACAAATATTCACAGACCGGCGGCGGGTTCTCTCCCTTCAAGGTGCACCTTGTCGAGAGGAACCACTACTGGGTGGCTCTGAAGGCCTTCCCCCTGAGGCACCTCATGACGCTTCCAATCTGCACTGCGGCTCGCTATTATGAACAACTTCGTGGTGTTGTGAGGGGGAAAGGTAGCGGAGGTGAGTTTCTGGCGAGCGGTGCGCGTGGGCAAATCATCAAAGCGCTTTTGCGAGGGATTAGTGACGCCATCTGCGGTGTTCCCCGCATGATGGGGAAACGTCGGCGGATCATGCGCACACGAAAAATTTCCATGCGCGAAATGGCAAAATTATTGCGTCAGCACCGCCTTACTTTTCGGGAGCTAATCGAAAATGACTGA